The following are encoded in a window of Pectinophora gossypiella chromosome 8, ilPecGoss1.1, whole genome shotgun sequence genomic DNA:
- the LOC126369088 gene encoding alpha-1,6-mannosyl-glycoprotein 2-beta-N-acetylglucosaminyltransferase-like, producing MTWNRRYDRWVAVAVCLTVLAVGTWLGLPTPERASSAASAVTSVARDLPPAAPRTTHALSPVELRAAMHSRHAVTRNLPKYGPLSADTTIIVVQVHQDGTSLRRLIDNLSRVLYIQSTLLIFSHAYYDDGINESVDSVNFCRTMQLFYPYSVQLNPKWFPGLEESGENVAWRVETKLHWWWQAHYVFDNIGGAAGDAPVLFLQEQHVVAPDMLYMLRHAQRALAELPSAHVLALGREPARRLEPDLLLLDAWRPPYDVGLAFNRTTWIKIAALAIQFCTYEDCSWSYSLLNVFAAFPGGRCDMVACVAPRVLVARAGRPAPAWVRQFPTHVRAVYAWTTHARLEGPAAFAGTASAADCARLRDQLFCLDPLIDIDTDYFNDTAI from the coding sequence ATGACTTGGAATAGAAGATATGACAGGTGGGTAGCCGTCGCAGTCTGCCTGACCGTGCTGGCAGTGGGGACATGGTTGGGGCTGCCGACGCCGGAGCGGGCCTCGTCAGCCGCCAGTGCCGTGACGTCTGTCGCAAGAGACTTGCCGCCGGCCGCGCCTCGGACAACGCACGCGCTCTCTCCCGTCGAGCTGCGCGCTGCCATGCACAGCCGCCACGCTGTTACACGGAACCTGCCAAAATACGGCCCTCTCTCCGCCGATACCACCATTATCGTCGTGCAAGTGCACCAAGACGGGACGAGTCTGCGTCGTCTTATCGACAACCTCTCCCGTGTGCTCTACATCCAGAGCACATTGCTTATATTCTCGCACGCTTACTACGATGATGGCATCAACGAGTCTGTGGATAGCGTGAACTTTTGTCGAACTATGCAACTGTTTTATCCGTACTCCGTTCAGCTGAACCCAAAATGGTTCCCCGGATTAGAAGAGAGTGGCGAAAACGTGGCCTGGCGCGTGGAGACCAAGCTGCACTGGTGGTGGCAGGCTCACTACGTGTTCGACAAcatcggcggcgcggcgggcgacGCGCCCGTACTGTTCCTACAGGAGCAGCACGTAGTGGCGCCCGACATGCTGTACATGCTGCGGCACGCACAGCGCGCGCTCGCCGAGCTCCCGTCCGCTCACGTGTTGGCGCTGGGTCGCGAGCCGGCACGCCGGCTCGAGCCCGACCTGCTACTCCTCGACGCCTGGCGGCCGCCCTACGACGTGGGCCTCGCGTTCAACCGGACCACGTGGATCAAGATCGCCGCGCTCGCGATTCAGTTCTGCACTTACGAGGACTGCAGCTGGAGCTACTCGCTGCTGAACGTGTTTGCCGCGTTTCCGGGTGGGCGCTGCGACATGGTGGCGTGCGTGGCGCCGCGTGTACTGGTAGCACGCGCTGGACGACCGGCGCCCGCGTGGGTCCGGCAGTTCCCTACGCACGTGCGCGCCGTGTACGCGTGGACCACACATGCGCGGTTAGAGGGCCCGGCCGCGTTCGCCGGCACCGCGTCCGCCGCTGACTGCGCGCGCCTGCGAGACCAGCTTTTCTGCCTCGACCCGCTCATCGACATCGACACGGACTATTTCAATGACACTGCTATTTGA
- the LOC126369032 gene encoding uncharacterized protein LOC126369032 isoform X2, producing MCFKNYEGPSTGMEADILVEGFERSQEMHGVKYLIFIGDGDSSVYAQLREKVSYGTQIKKIECKNHVIKNYTGALYKIIGNTKLPLFGRKILKPKLQKLTAVSRKIIMEADHNSMREDLKNGPSHVFGCHQDCKAYYCRFCQNSDEKDTNSLDDLKTKAPAVWAHICAANEAVMSKCHRLSNNTTNVVENFMSVVSKFVCGKRLSLYKGGSYQRRVYIAGLSHSRGQKWHTNAWKKHIRSSPGQTFKKYIAQSEKSKERRKKYIRRRLFAPKPKTDHNYGPNAKDVDESVLGKDLKEACLLKLKDFETTIDQIKYIESATIGQHDNDVYTTYRCDRLTASQFGMICKRKSTTPCHNQVESVLYKNNILTNDMAYGQNHESVARTLFIEKMNKAVRPAGLYIDEEFGFLGASPDGVIEEENSILEIKCFPSLARNNQDIFSAAKDRKNFPLLVDDTGALQINKKHNYYYQIQGQLRVSKMMKCYFIGYVSPSFDITVLEVQRDENFIKNMMPKLVTFYKNCILPEVVLRRVTKKQKCIDISIMW from the exons ATGTGTTTCAAGAACTACGAAGGACCATCTACGGGAATGGAGGCGGACATCCTAGTAGAAGGGTTTGAGAGGAGTCAAGAGATGCATggtgtaaaatatttaatatttataggaGATGGAGATTCATCTGTGTATGCACAATTAAGAGAAAAGGTTTCATATGGgacccaaataaaaaaaattgaatgtaAAAACCATGTGATTAAGAATTACACTGGAGCATTGTACAAG attataGGAAATACAAAGTTACCATTATTTGGCCGGAAGATTCTCAAGccaaaattacaaaaacttacagcGGTTTCAAGAAAGATAATTATGGAAGCTGATCATAATTCAATGAGAGAGGATCTCAAAAATGGCCCATCTCATGTATTTGGCTGCCACCAAGATTGTAAGGCATATTATTGTCGATTCTGCCAGAACAGTGATGAAAAAGACACAAATTCTTTAGACGACCTTAAAACTAAGGCACCTGCAGTTTGGGCCCACATTTGTGCAGCAAACGAGGCAGTCATGTCAAAATGCCATCGACTATCAAACAACACAACAAATGTTGTTGAAAATTTCATGAGTGTTGTCAGCAAATTTGTCTGCGGGAAAAGATTGAGTCTGTACAAGGGTGGCTCATATCAGCGAAGAGTATATATTGCTG gtCTCTCGCACTCTCGTGGTCAGAAATGGCACACAAATGCTTGGAAGAAACATATAAGAAGTAGCCCTGgacaaacttttaaaaagtaCATTGCCCAGTCGGAAAAGTCCAAGGAAAGGCGCAAAAAATACATTCGCAGGCGACTTTTTGCGCCTAAACCCAAAACTGACCACAATTATGGTCCAAACGCCAAAGATGTAGATGAGTCAGTTTTAGGGAAAGATCTAAAGGAAGCGTGTCTTCTAAAACTGAAAGACTTCGAAACGACAAtagatcaaataaaatatattgaaagTGCAACAATTGGACAACACGATAATGATGTCTACACTACATATAGATGCGACAGGCTTACCGCTAGTCAGTTCGGAATG ATATGCAAGCGAAAATCTACAACACCATGCCATAACCAAGTGGAGagtgttttatataaaaacaatatcttGACCAATGACATGGCCTACGGCCAAAACCATGAATCAGTGGCCAGAACCTTGTTCATAGAAAAAATGAACAAAGCCGTACGGCCTGCTGGGTTATATATTGATGAAGAATTTGGTTTTCTTGGAGCTAGCCCAGATG GAgtaatagaagaagaaaattctattttggaaataaaatgttttccttcattggCTCGCAACAATCAAGACATTTTTTCTGCGGCCAAAGATCGTAAAAACTTTCCCCTTTTGGTTGATGACACTGGtgcattacaaataaataaaaaacacaactaTTACTATCAg ATCCAGGGTCAACTGCGGGTTTCAAAAATGATGAAATGTTACTTCATTGGCTATGTTTCTCCAAGTTTTGACATCACAGTGTTGGAAGTACAGCGTGAcgaaaatttcattaaaaatatgatgccaaaattagtaacattttataaaaattgtattttgCCAGAGGTAGTACTTCGAAgagtaacaaaaaaacaaaaatgtattgatATTTCAATTATGTGgtag
- the LOC126369032 gene encoding uncharacterized protein LOC126369032 isoform X1 has protein sequence MCFKNYEGPSTGMEADILVEGFERSQEMHGVKYLIFIGDGDSSVYAQLREKVSYGTQIKKIECKNHVIKNYTGALYKIIGNTKLPLFGRKILKPKLQKLTAVSRKIIMEADHNSMREDLKNGPSHVFGCHQDCKAYYCRFCQNSDEKDTNSLDDLKTKAPAVWAHICAANEAVMSKCHRLSNNTTNVVENFMSVVSKFVCGKRLSLYKGGSYQRRVYIAGKNMLCNYCICSIHFLYYSQYIYLFIYIHTLSTHNIFYTHIILYAFKALWDKRLRKFLRIFFITGLSHSRGQKWHTNAWKKHIRSSPGQTFKKYIAQSEKSKERRKKYIRRRLFAPKPKTDHNYGPNAKDVDESVLGKDLKEACLLKLKDFETTIDQIKYIESATIGQHDNDVYTTYRCDRLTASQFGMICKRKSTTPCHNQVESVLYKNNILTNDMAYGQNHESVARTLFIEKMNKAVRPAGLYIDEEFGFLGASPDGVIEEENSILEIKCFPSLARNNQDIFSAAKDRKNFPLLVDDTGALQINKKHNYYYQIQGQLRVSKMMKCYFIGYVSPSFDITVLEVQRDENFIKNMMPKLVTFYKNCILPEVVLRRVTKKQKCIDISIMW, from the exons ATGTGTTTCAAGAACTACGAAGGACCATCTACGGGAATGGAGGCGGACATCCTAGTAGAAGGGTTTGAGAGGAGTCAAGAGATGCATggtgtaaaatatttaatatttataggaGATGGAGATTCATCTGTGTATGCACAATTAAGAGAAAAGGTTTCATATGGgacccaaataaaaaaaattgaatgtaAAAACCATGTGATTAAGAATTACACTGGAGCATTGTACAAG attataGGAAATACAAAGTTACCATTATTTGGCCGGAAGATTCTCAAGccaaaattacaaaaacttacagcGGTTTCAAGAAAGATAATTATGGAAGCTGATCATAATTCAATGAGAGAGGATCTCAAAAATGGCCCATCTCATGTATTTGGCTGCCACCAAGATTGTAAGGCATATTATTGTCGATTCTGCCAGAACAGTGATGAAAAAGACACAAATTCTTTAGACGACCTTAAAACTAAGGCACCTGCAGTTTGGGCCCACATTTGTGCAGCAAACGAGGCAGTCATGTCAAAATGCCATCGACTATCAAACAACACAACAAATGTTGTTGAAAATTTCATGAGTGTTGTCAGCAAATTTGTCTGCGGGAAAAGATTGAGTCTGTACAAGGGTGGCTCATATCAGCGAAGAGTATATATTGCTGGTAAgaatatgttatgtaattattgcatttgttcaattcattttctatattattcacagtatatatatttatttatatacatacatactttatccacacacaatattttttatactcaCATAATATTATACGCCTTCAAGGCACTATGGGATAAAAGACTTAGAAAATTTTtaaggatattttttataacaggtCTCTCGCACTCTCGTGGTCAGAAATGGCACACAAATGCTTGGAAGAAACATATAAGAAGTAGCCCTGgacaaacttttaaaaagtaCATTGCCCAGTCGGAAAAGTCCAAGGAAAGGCGCAAAAAATACATTCGCAGGCGACTTTTTGCGCCTAAACCCAAAACTGACCACAATTATGGTCCAAACGCCAAAGATGTAGATGAGTCAGTTTTAGGGAAAGATCTAAAGGAAGCGTGTCTTCTAAAACTGAAAGACTTCGAAACGACAAtagatcaaataaaatatattgaaagTGCAACAATTGGACAACACGATAATGATGTCTACACTACATATAGATGCGACAGGCTTACCGCTAGTCAGTTCGGAATG ATATGCAAGCGAAAATCTACAACACCATGCCATAACCAAGTGGAGagtgttttatataaaaacaatatcttGACCAATGACATGGCCTACGGCCAAAACCATGAATCAGTGGCCAGAACCTTGTTCATAGAAAAAATGAACAAAGCCGTACGGCCTGCTGGGTTATATATTGATGAAGAATTTGGTTTTCTTGGAGCTAGCCCAGATG GAgtaatagaagaagaaaattctattttggaaataaaatgttttccttcattggCTCGCAACAATCAAGACATTTTTTCTGCGGCCAAAGATCGTAAAAACTTTCCCCTTTTGGTTGATGACACTGGtgcattacaaataaataaaaaacacaactaTTACTATCAg ATCCAGGGTCAACTGCGGGTTTCAAAAATGATGAAATGTTACTTCATTGGCTATGTTTCTCCAAGTTTTGACATCACAGTGTTGGAAGTACAGCGTGAcgaaaatttcattaaaaatatgatgccaaaattagtaacattttataaaaattgtattttgCCAGAGGTAGTACTTCGAAgagtaacaaaaaaacaaaaatgtattgatATTTCAATTATGTGgtag